A region of the Indicator indicator isolate 239-I01 chromosome 40, UM_Iind_1.1, whole genome shotgun sequence genome:
GGGTGTCAGCAGTGGGCAAAGCCCCTGGCcccttcctgctgccctgccactCACCTTGCCAGGGCcacaggcagtgccaggcaaCACCATAGCTGCATCGCTCACATCCTTGTCCCAGGGCACGAGGGTCCCTTGGCAGGACCCTTCTGGGGTGTAACCACGTGCGTTGGCACGCTGGCACTGCAGCATCCCACAGCCAGCATCCCTGCAGAGACACAGAGGTCAGGAGCAGGGGGCAGATGGCACAGGGAGGGTGGCAAGGGGGAAGTGACAGCACTcactgctgggtgcaggcaacGTAGGAGCCATTGGGGAGCTGCCCGCAGTGCCCACGCTCATCCCCATGCCCGTTCAGTGATGccatgcaggagctggagacagggccagcacctgcagcaggggagcagcaaagctcagcacccactcccccagcccccagccccagccctggccctgccatacctggccccagcagctgctggcactgcccctcaTAGGTGGCACAGGCGCCGCCGTAGCAGACGGCCTGCCcgctggcacagggctgcccgTCCTGCAGGAAGCTGTCCGGTGGGCACAGGGGTGAGAGCCCATCGCAGAACTCGGGCAAGTCACACTCGCCCAGGGGGTCCCGGCAACGGTGCCCAGCGCGGCGCAGCTGCGGTGGGGGCAGAGTCAGATGAGTGGAGAGCCCCCACCCCCTGAGAAGAAACCTACCCCTTGGGGTAGTGGCTGgggtgccagcactgccagctgcccGTCCCCACACACCTGGCAGTCCTGGCAGCAGGCGTCCCCCGTGGTGCACTGAGCGCCGGgcaccagctggcagctgctgctgttgcagcaGGGATCGGTGCACTCCTGacagcagagaggcagtggTGAGCAGGTGgcaccagcagccccatggCGGGTCTGGGACTGGCATCCCTGGGCAGAGCCCTGGCATGGGCAGCCCCAGACTCAGAAGAAGCAGGGTGAGGGTGTGGCTGCAGCGTGGACTCCCAgcccacccagagccatccccCCCCTACCATGCTAAGGCCACAGTCGCAGCCCTCCCCTGGCTCCAGGAAGTGGTTCCCGCAGCGGGGGGTCCCTGCCAGGCTGCGGGGTGCGGGCACGTTGGAGAGGCACCAGCCCAGGCCCTGGCGCAGGCTGAGCTCCAggtcctgctgactgcagttgcTGAAGCTCAAGCCAGGAGTCAGCCTGAGGAGCCAGCAAGGGGTCAGTGAGGTGAGGAGGGGGCTCAGCTCCCACCCCCCAgagccctgcctctgccctcaCCCCGTGGGCGATGCCATGATGCAGCCACGGTCCTCCCGGAGGTCGCTGCAGTCGCAGGAGCGCCTGGCACCGTCATGGCGCATGCCCAGGTTGTGCCCCAGCTGATGTGCCACGGTGGAGGCGACGACCAGGACGCTGACCGAGTGGTCCTGTGGGACAGGGAGGGTCAGggcaggcagccaggcaggCGGGGGCACAGGGGGCACCACAGAAGGCACTGACCACGCTGACTGCCCCGGAGCGGTCGGAGGAGCACATGGAGGCTTGGGTGGACATCCCCACCAGGACATCATCGAAGCGGGCACCCCTGGCAAGACAGAGTGCCAGGGTCAGGGTGGGGGGCTGCCTGCACACCTCATCCCCTGTCCCCCATCCTGTCCCCCACTCACGTCAGAAGCTGGGCATTGTCatggggcagcctgggcagcagctcctcccggCGCCAGCGCAGGAACCGCTCCAGCGtagccctggcactgccatcCACCGGGATCAGGTCTGCCTCGCTCCACACTTCCACTGCCAGCAAGGCCACCCGCACTCCCAGCGGCTGGAAGAACTTGGGGGggaacagggaggtggcatTAGAGACTCCTGGGACCATGGCAGTGAAGACACAGCCAAGCTGAGCATGGGGCTGGCACGGATGGTGCCCAGCAGATCCTGGCAGCGACTCACCGCATCCACCTGGTTGGCAATTTCCAGGGTTCGAGTGCGGACACGATGCAGGTCAGGGTAATTCTGGGCCTTGGGGGCACAGGAGCAGTGTcaagggggctggcaggggagctgggcagccccTGCAGCTGACACAGCTGCCCAGCACTCACCGCAGCGTGGtccaccaccatcaccagctCCAcaaacctctgctctgccagtgccCGCTTGCCCTGTGGAAGAAAGGGGGTCAGGGAGTGGGCAAGGGGAGCCTCCCCCATTGGACAAGCCCTGTGGGTGACCTACCCTCTGTGGCCAAGGTGGCTCTGTCTCTTCTGCCTGGGGACGGTCTGGGGGGCCCTGCCCGCAGGCCCGTGGTGCCAACCAGACCTCCCGTGGCCGGTAGGCGatgtgctgccctggggggCCGCTGGCATCCGGCTCCAGCCCATAGCTCCTGGTCTCTGACAGCCAAATTTGGCCactgggaaaagggagaggaggcaTCAGCAACACGGTGGGAGCCAGTGGCAGGGAGTGCCAAAGCCAGAGGCTCACCTGAGTGCCAGGGAGTGCCAAAGCCAGAGGCTCACCTGAGTCCAGCGCAGGCACAGAGGCTGGCCCAGGAGCTCGGGAAGCCCTGCACTGTCCCCCGGTAGCAGCAGTGCTCCTAAGGCAGAGGAGGGGGATTCAGGAGGCAGCCCCTTACCAGGGCCAGCTCAGGGACTGAGAACACCACAGGCCTGGCACCTACCTGCTTGCTGGCCTCCTGCGTCACCCTCGTGCCATTGGGCAGGTAGTAGAGCAGTGCCCCGGAGCCCGgcaccagctccctgccagaggTATTTGTCACGCCCACGGCAGCCATGGGTAGAGAAGGGGAACAAGGGACCCCCTCTCCCTGTGCACCACGGACAGAGAGGGTCCCCCAAACCCCTACCCCAAACCCCCACCCCTTGAGCACCATGGAGGGTGGAGACAGAGCCCAAGGTGGGGACCTTGCATGCACCATTCATGGACACAGGAGTCCTGggacccccccaccccactcccaCCCCACTCCCACCCCAGCCAGCCATCGACTCACCAATtttgctccagctccagcaccaactgcgtcccctccagctccagcagcacccgCAGCTGGCTGGGGaatcccccctgccacaggcagcagttacaggaaGACCCCCTTGCCCCAGGGTACCCAACCCTGTGCCAAGGTGCCGGTCCCCTCCCATCTCCACTCACCCTCTGCGAGGCCATGACCCCCCAGTAGGGTGTCAAGGGACCCGCCTGGCCCTGGCGCGTGCCCGGAGGGAGGGGGCGGAAGGGatccccctgcccaccccatACTCCACCCTCACACCCCGCAGGAAGCGTCCCTCCCTCCAGCTCATTGTGccgggaaaggggaggggagggggttggacagagcctggctcccccACCCCCGAGCT
Encoded here:
- the ADAM15 gene encoding disintegrin and metalloproteinase domain-containing protein 15 — translated: MGKPRGREGISGTGNRAGAAGSRRTRNSPRGAAVPVPQLPGAGRGGAAKPGGDRAGSSSSRAGPDRAAAAAVAAGPCAAGAPGGQLGSRLPGAAGPRSGCGRAMGPRARRLLLAVGLLLAAGTGVSWSGAGDSSPQHHAVLGHSWQVTPQVLQGDHTLSLAQVTQGGFPSQLRVLLELEGTQLVLELEQNWELVPGSGALLYYLPNGTRVTQEASKQEHCCYRGTVQGFPSSWASLCACAGLSGQIWLSETRSYGLEPDASGPPGQHIAYRPREVWLAPRACGQGPPDRPQAEETEPPWPQRGKRALAEQRFVELVMVVDHAAAQNYPDLHRVRTRTLEIANQVDAFFQPLGVRVALLAVEVWSEADLIPVDGSARATLERFLRWRREELLPRLPHDNAQLLTGARFDDVLVGMSTQASMCSSDRSGAVSVDHSVSVLVVASTVAHQLGHNLGMRHDGARRSCDCSDLREDRGCIMASPTGLTPGLSFSNCSQQDLELSLRQGLGWCLSNVPAPRSLAGTPRCGNHFLEPGEGCDCGLSMECTDPCCNSSSCQLVPGAQCTTGDACCQDCQLRRAGHRCRDPLGECDLPEFCDGLSPLCPPDSFLQDGQPCASGQAVCYGGACATYEGQCQQLLGPGAGPVSSSCMASLNGHGDERGHCGQLPNGSYVACTQQDAGCGMLQCQRANARGYTPEGSCQGTLVPWDKDVSDAAMVLPGTACGPGKVCLQHRCQDVSALGDQQCQSKCHGHGVCNNHGHCHCEQGWAPPNCKSPGVGGSQDSGPATLERAGSALPTALLLSALLGLALVLGLGCARRAGLHKRLCQLSKRTSCQYSAEPQVPFLGPEPPDVRRGISQPEPRSGSQRPPERPRPPQWRQATELQPMHRSKPAALSSARPDPPCRPLPPDPAPKAAPPDRPPPPTRPLPADPMVPGTQPPGLAKPPPPQRPLPLHPLGPSQSHSETPPGHSYVMVIPSRPPPPPPAEAPREV